Proteins from a single region of Scylla paramamosain isolate STU-SP2022 chromosome 35, ASM3559412v1, whole genome shotgun sequence:
- the LOC135090589 gene encoding zinc finger protein 354A-like isoform X7 yields MASEEKILQVGEAQETPQAITITIVDPSTLGSTSLDPSLVASVEAQGGADPGSIVMVSGGGDSKGILQTVTETHMGTEELPIISNISNPEEEDEEEEETIVHETKLSESFDGGGDEGELGESFEEAEEAVGPHCLVCNIDLTSNDVDEQVPVFKTQTSTTQRRVAVFLSGLIGQKLTSRKAHSDILCRRCFSLLDRVDSLEVEIRETKEEIVNKYQETVSSYGGRARRRKPATAKNPDYVFPKVEPEDEADQLLDMELDGNFEPQVEDLMDEDPSLQDDDWEPKFKRPRIKKESTSISETSDPPKRKRGRPRKDLSKSKEESPHLENIVEGRNVGGVEDDHFVRGVGKRPIKLEHAPQECQASRPKQSKPTTNSVTHVYLDELLACPDCGELFNSEPLFKVHCSEAHATPSGKCPHCPLVFDKKYDLDSHLVNHIPNNLSCDKCEVGFPTAALLIKHLKDNHPDTANTCNSCNATFINEKQLQFHFEKKHKRGKRKSANTDVKVAPVNSILCEECGNVCKNMIAYHTHRYKEHIHLFPHECKVCCRRFSKLKFLESHLKTHINGSYECLKCAVKFGTEYHLVDHMYYVHGQKKVLMCDECKRFFSSPTSLKTHKEMEHKDNMDCPETCVICKEKYPSKLGLKRHMLSHIRAYQCKFCHRKLSSKASLDIHINMVHTKERAFSCPQCEREFYAKHLLQMHIKRVHSDRSDFQFKCKLCGKVYLQEWELTLHHKTHTNERNYKCDVCGDAFYTLSRMRYHRATHKTTRDSECPICSQMFRRDVDTKNHLRRVHKVAHPGNFMDLCSRHGLEKAKELTQMETASEQKVLTGKVEDVMDEDGLEHITLYRVEEEQKPPVQVVIPDGMGMMVLEDTVMDAASTANVQQPQDEVTYIYEVRDGKRKQHGEIIDFIKVKEYTW; encoded by the exons ATGGCGTCCGAGGAGAAGATCCTGCAGGTGGGGGAGGCGCAGGAGACCCCCCaggccatcaccatcaccatcgtgGACCCGTCAACACTGGGCAGCACCTCCCTCGATCCCTCCTTGGTGGCATCGGTGGAGGCCCAGGGCGGCGCGGACCCAGGCAGCATAGTGATGGTGTCTGGTGGCGGAGACTCGAAGGGCATCCTGCAGACAGTCACGGAAACACACATGGGAACAGAGGAGTTGCCAATTATCTCCAATATCTCCAaccctgaggaggaggatgaggaagaggaggagacgataGTACATGAAACTAAACTGTCGGAGAGTTTTGATGGAGGGGGAGACGAAGGGGAGCTCGGGGAGTCATTCGAGGAGGCTGAGGAAGCTGTTGGGCCTCACTGCCTGGTGTGTAATATAGATCTGACCTCCAATGATGTTGACGAGCAGGTCCCAGTGTTCAAGACGCAGACGTCCACCACACAAAGGAGGGTTGCTGTCTTCCTCTCCGGCCTTATTGGACAGAAGCTGACGTCACGCAAG GCCCACAGTGACATCCTGTGTCGGCGGTGCTTCAGTCTCCTGGACCGCGTGGATTCCCTGGAGGTGGAGATCCgggaaacaaaggaggagatTGTAAATAAGTATCAGGAGACTGTGTCATCGTACGGAGGgcgagcaagaagaagaaaacctgcCACAGCAAAAAATCCTGACTATGTGTTCCCCAAG GTTGAGCCGGAGGATGAAGCCGACCAGTTGCTGGACATGGAACTGGATGGGAACTTTGAGCCGCAGGTGGAGGATCTGATGGACGAGGACCCAAGCCTGCAGGATGACGACTGGGAGCCAAAATTTAAGAGGccaaggataaagaaagaaagtacaAGTATATCTG AAACCAGTGACCCTCCAAAGAGGAAGCGGGGGCGGCCCAGAAAGGACCTGTCCAAATCCAAG GAGGAGTCTCCACACCTTGAGAATATCGTTGAGGGGAGGAACGTGGGAGGGGTAGAGGACGATCACTTTGTAAGAGGAGTGGGAAAGCGTCCAATTAAGTTAGAGCATGCCCCCCAAGAATGTCAGGCATCTCGACCCAAGCAGTCCAAGCCTACCACAAATAGTGTGACTCACGTGTACCTTGATGAGCTCCTGGCTTGTCCAGATTGTGGTGAGCTGTTCAATAGTGAACCGCTGTTCAAGGTTCACTGTTCTGAGGCTCATGCCACACCGAGTGGCAAATGCCCCCACTGCCCCCTTGTTTTtgacaaaaaatatgatttaGATTCTCATCTGGTCAACCACATTCCAAATAACCTGTCTTGCGATAAGTGTGAAGTGGGCTTTCCAACAGCTGCTCTTCTCATCAAGCATCTGAAAGATAATCATCCTGATACTGCCAACACTTGCAATTCTTGTAATGCAACATTCATAAATGAGAAGCAGTTACAATTCCACTttgaaaaaaagcacaaaagaggaaagagaaagtctGCTAACACTGACGTGAAGGTTGCTCCCGTCAACTCTATACTTTGTGAAGAATGTGGAAATGTGTGTAAAAATATGATAGCATATCATACTCACAGGTATAAGGAACACATCCACCTGTTCCCTCATGAATGCAAAGTCTGTTGCCGTAGATTTTCAAAGTTGAAATTTTTGGAAAGCCACTTAAAAACTCACATCAATGGGTCATATGAATGTCTGAAGTGTGCAGTAAAGTTTGGGACAGAGTATCACCTCGTTGACCACATGTATTATGTCCATGGGCAGAAAAAAGTGCTCATGTGTGATGAATGTAAAAGATTTTTCAGTAGTCCCAcatcactgaaaacacacaaagaaatggAGCACAAAGATAATATGGATTGTCCTGAAACATGTGTTatttgcaaagaaaaatatcCATCAAAATTAGGTCTCAAGAGACACATGTTGAGTCACATCAGGGCATATCAATGCAAATTTTGTCATAGAAAATTAAGTTCTAAAGCATCTTTAGACATTCACATAAACATGGTCCACACTAAGGAACGCGCTTTTTCGTGTCCTCAGTGTGAGAGAGAATTTTATGCCAAACATTTGCTGCAAATGCACATAAAGAGAGTACACAGTGATCGCAGTGACTTTCAGTTCAAGTGCAAGCTTTGTGGTAAGGTTTACCTTCAGGAGTGGGAGTTGACACTTCATCACAAGACTCACACCAACGAGCGAAACTACAAATGTGACGTGTGTGGGGACGCCTTCTACACTCTGTCACGCATGCGTTACCACAGAGccacacacaaaaccaccaGGGACTCTGAGTGCCCTATTTGCTCCCAGATGTTTCGGCGGGATGTTGACACAAAGAATCACTTGCGACGAGTCCATAAAGTTGCACACCCTGGCAACTTCATGGATCTGTGTTCACGCCACGGATTGGAGAAAGCGAAAGAACTCACGCAGATGGAAACTGCCTCTGAGCAGAAGGTTCTAACAGGGAAGGTTGAAGATGTGATGGATGAAGACGGCTTAGAACACATCACACTGTATCgtgtggaggaagaacagaaaccACCAGTGCAGGTTGTAATACCTGATGGGATGGGGATGATGGTGCTGGAGGACACAGTGATGGATGCTGCTTCCACTGCTAATGTTCAGCAGCCGCAAGATGAAGTTACCTATATCTATGAAGTaagggatgggaagaggaagcaaCATGGAGAAATTATTGACTTCATTAAAGTTAAAGAGTACACTTGGTGA
- the LOC135090589 gene encoding uncharacterized protein LOC135090589 isoform X4 gives MASEEKILQVGEAQETPQAITITIVDPSTLGSTSLDPSLVASVEAQGGADPGSIVMVSGGGDSKGILQTVTETHMGTEELPIISNISNPEEEDEEEEETIVHETKLSESFDGGGDEGELGESFEEAEEAVGPHCLVCNIDLTSNDVDEQVPVFKTQTSTTQRRVAVFLSGLIGQKLTSRKAHSDILCRRCFSLLDRVDSLEVEIRETKEEIVNKYQETVSSYGGRARRRKPATAKNPDYVFPKVEPEDEADQLLDMELDGNFEPQVEDLMDEDPSLQDDDWEPKFKRPRIKKESTSISETSDPPKRKRGRPRKDLSKSKELDGEGCIAAGEGHLGCSGKVETETCIHCEEEVPTTQLMNHVENHENKQYSCPFCPHKAARLSLSHHLQEKHKENFLTCDKCSLKFVDSKSFDGHRLTHINGDYPCENCDVKFGTSSELCNHRNLEHIHKEGGKYACPLCNKIFQVRSKFVTHIIKFHRGKVQIDGLVWGSRGSLVCDVCQKIFKKASLYLAHEKTHKSKTLCCHYCENTYSSQSLLQDHILTHLFGDYGCSECSVRFASKHQLGLHEGKVHRSALSKACEYCHKEFRDQMRLICHRRKDHPESEESHMAKYCCSECGMKFAMRGNLVRHFCVHERDKNAKPPTCNVCGKVLANKYSLATHMRTHSRDTYSKCDICDKAFVSKYTLIDHVRRIHEEFGAGRDKVCDHCGRSFFTKTELKYHIKSHTGERPYRCDMCGETYLTSSALRYHMQKHSNIMFVCPECKAEFENYVGWSTHMKRVHGITRVRDYKRQHGVLQVVMSKETPSYSDGQNGVDSSLTHLIKKNSEGTPTLAVGLEETVVSVPEKTSNVIQVVSYNDAANPLIHTVNAAEVGLNHSRNEETDMSHPNLPSETGLGKNHMAPIIEDEWEIILPEGCEDASVISEEWAGRVAVSQGGPHQFVLTGEWEGTQLIVAEEGEESRVGMTEWKGVEH, from the exons ATGGCGTCCGAGGAGAAGATCCTGCAGGTGGGGGAGGCGCAGGAGACCCCCCaggccatcaccatcaccatcgtgGACCCGTCAACACTGGGCAGCACCTCCCTCGATCCCTCCTTGGTGGCATCGGTGGAGGCCCAGGGCGGCGCGGACCCAGGCAGCATAGTGATGGTGTCTGGTGGCGGAGACTCGAAGGGCATCCTGCAGACAGTCACGGAAACACACATGGGAACAGAGGAGTTGCCAATTATCTCCAATATCTCCAaccctgaggaggaggatgaggaagaggaggagacgataGTACATGAAACTAAACTGTCGGAGAGTTTTGATGGAGGGGGAGACGAAGGGGAGCTCGGGGAGTCATTCGAGGAGGCTGAGGAAGCTGTTGGGCCTCACTGCCTGGTGTGTAATATAGATCTGACCTCCAATGATGTTGACGAGCAGGTCCCAGTGTTCAAGACGCAGACGTCCACCACACAAAGGAGGGTTGCTGTCTTCCTCTCCGGCCTTATTGGACAGAAGCTGACGTCACGCAAG GCCCACAGTGACATCCTGTGTCGGCGGTGCTTCAGTCTCCTGGACCGCGTGGATTCCCTGGAGGTGGAGATCCgggaaacaaaggaggagatTGTAAATAAGTATCAGGAGACTGTGTCATCGTACGGAGGgcgagcaagaagaagaaaacctgcCACAGCAAAAAATCCTGACTATGTGTTCCCCAAG GTTGAGCCGGAGGATGAAGCCGACCAGTTGCTGGACATGGAACTGGATGGGAACTTTGAGCCGCAGGTGGAGGATCTGATGGACGAGGACCCAAGCCTGCAGGATGACGACTGGGAGCCAAAATTTAAGAGGccaaggataaagaaagaaagtacaAGTATATCTG AAACCAGTGACCCTCCAAAGAGGAAGCGGGGGCGGCCCAGAAAGGACCTGTCCAAATCCAAG GAGTTGGATGGTGAAGGTTGTATAGCAGCTGGAGAAGGTCACCTTGGCTGCTCAGGAAAGGTGGAAACTGAGACTTGTATCCACTGTGAGGAGGAGGTTCCTACCACGCAGCTGATGAATCATGtggaaaatcatgaaaataaacaGTATTCGTGTCCATTTTGTCCACACAAGGCTGCTCGTCTTTCATTGTCTCATCACCTTcaggaaaaacacaaagaaaattttcTAACCTGTGACAAATGTTCATTGAAGTTCGTTGACTCAAAAAGTTTTGATGGTCATCGGTTGACTCATATAAATGGTGACTACCCTTGTGAAAACTGTGATGTAAAGTTTGGAACCAGTAGTGAGCTGTGCAACCATAGAAATTTAGAACATATCCATAAAGAGGGTGGAAAATATGCTTGCCCCCTTTGTAACAAAATATTTCAGGTGAGATCAAAATTTGTGACACATATAATTAAGTTCCACAGAGGTAAAGTTCAAATTGATGGGCTTGTTTGGGGGAGCAGAGGCTCTctggtgtgtgatgtgtgtcaAAAGATCTTCAAGAAAGCTTCATTGTATTTAGCTCATGAAAAGACACACAAAAGCAAGACActttgttgtcattattgtgAGAACACATACTCATCACAAAGCCTACTGCAAGACCACATTCTGACTCACCTGTTTGGAGATTATGGATGTAGTGAATGTAGTGTCAGATTTGCATCTAAACACCAGCTTGGTCTGCATGAAGGAAAGGTGCACAGGTCGGCATTAAGCAAAGCATGTGAATACTGTCATAAAGAATTTCGTGACCAGATGAGGTTGATCTGCCACAGACGAAAGGACCATCCAGAATCAGAGGAGTCCCACATGGCCAAGTATTGCTGCTCTGAGTGTGGGATGAAATTTGCAATGAGAGGCAACCTTGTCAGACATTTCTGTGTCCATGAGAGGGATAAAAATGCCAAGCCACCCACGTGCAATGTGTGTGGTAAAGTTTTGGCAAATAAATATTCTCTAGCAACTCACATGAGGACTCACTCCAGGGACACATACAGTAAATGTGATATTTGTGATAAGGCGTTTGTGTCAAAATACACCCTTATTGATCATGTCAGAAGAATTCATGAGGAGTTTGGGGCAGGAAGGGACAAAGTGTGTGACCACTGTGGCAGAAGTTTTTTCACCAAGACTGAATTAAAGTACCACATCAAAAGCCACACTGGTGAGAGGCCTTACAGGTGTGACATGTGTGGGGAAACCTACTTGACGTCCTCAGCTCTTAGGTACCACATGCAGAAACACTCCAATATTATGTTTGTGTGCCCTGAATGTAAAGCAGAATTTGAGAATTATGTAGGGTGGAGCACTCACATGAAACGAGTGCACGGCATAACTCGGGTGAGGGATTACAAGAGGCAGCATGGTGTCTTGCAAGTCGTCATGAGCAAGGAGACTCCTTCATATAGTGATGGACAAAATGGTGTAGACAGTTCCCTTACACATTTGATAAAAAAGAACAGTGAGGGAACACCAACTTTAGCTGTCGGTCTTGAGGAAACTGTTGTGAGTGTGCCTGAAAAGACCAGTAACGTGATCCAGGTGGTGTCCTATAATGATGCAGCTAATCCTCTCATCCACACTGTAAATGCTGCCGAGGTTGGCTTGAATCACTCCAGAAATGAGGAAACTGATATGTCCCATCCAAATCTACCATCAGAAACAGGACTAGGAAAAAATCACATGGCCCCTATAATTGAGGATGAGTGGGAAATTATTCTCCCTGAGGGCTGTGAGGATGCATCTGTTATTTCTGAGGAGTGGGCAGGCAGAGTAGCTGTGTCTCAGGGAGGGCCCCACCAGTTTGTGTTGACAGGGGAGTGGGAGGGCACCCAGCTCATTGTggcagaggaaggggaggagtctCGAGTGGGAATGACAGAGTGGAAAGGTGTTGAGCATTAG